One Pleurodeles waltl isolate 20211129_DDA chromosome 3_2, aPleWal1.hap1.20221129, whole genome shotgun sequence genomic window carries:
- the LOC138286760 gene encoding C-C motif chemokine 3-like 1, translating to MKISLAAVSVLLLTAFCSEVLAAPAGADAPTSCCFSYASRKIPQSHVQDYFFTSSQCSKTAVIFITKRGRELCADPENTWVQDYVNHLELN from the exons ATGAAGATCTCCCTGGCTGCTGTCTCTGTTCTCCTCCTGACTGCTTTCTGCTCTGAGGTCCTGGCTGCCCCTG ctggtgcagatgCCCCCACCTCCTGCTGCTTCTCCTACGCCTCCCGGAAGATCCCACAGAGCCACGTCCAGGATTATTTCTTTACCAGCAGCCAGTGCTCCAAGACAGCTGTGAT ATTCATCACCAAAAGAGGGCGCGAGCTCTGTGCTGACCCAGAAAACACCTGGGTCCAGGACTACGTCAATCACTTAGAACTGAACTGA